One Gossypium hirsutum isolate 1008001.06 chromosome A11, Gossypium_hirsutum_v2.1, whole genome shotgun sequence genomic window carries:
- the LOC107954574 gene encoding dirigent protein 15 — protein MVLAWAMIFCLAIPPVYGQYYSKTIKVGGRVEKKTRLRFFYHDIPSGKNPTTVLLAQANITQDFFSPSPYSSLYAMDDPLTIGPERTSTTIGNAQGLYIALSRDPNKFTAVLYADFAFTTGRFNGSSFSLFSRYPPTDFVPSPDTICEMAIVGGRGAFKMAKGFALLRATSSNAKTGDASLEVNVTLYHY, from the coding sequence ATGGTACTTGCATGGGCAATGATATTTTGCCTCGCCATACCACCAGTCTATGGCCAATACTACTCCAAAACTATTAAGGTAGGTGGTCGGGTGGAAAAGAAGACGCGACTCCGCTTCTTCTACCACGATATTCCCAGTGGCAAAAATCCTACTACAGTCCTGTTAGCTCAGGCCAACATCACCCAGGATTTCTTTTCCCCATCCCCATACAGCAGCTTGTATGCAATGGATGATCCCCTCACTATAGGGCCTGAACGAACATCCACCACCATCGGAAATGCCCAAGGGCTCTACATAGCATTAAGTCGAGATCCTAACAAGTTCACTGCAGTTTTATACGCGGATTTTGCTTTTACCACCGGCAGGTTCAATGGAAGCTCCTTCAGTTTGTTCTCACGATATCCCCCCACTGATTTTGTTCCTAGCCCCGACACAATTTGTGAAATGGCGATAGTGGGAGGAAGAGGTGCGTTTAAGATGGCCAAAGGGTTTGCCCTATTACGGGCCACTTCTTCCAACGCCAAGACTGGAGATGCTAGTCTCGAGGTCAATGTTACCTTGTACCATTACTAA
- the LOC121209400 gene encoding glyceraldehyde-3-phosphate dehydrogenase GAPCP1, chloroplastic, with protein MAFSSLFRSTAAASASLIEAASDRSDLYLSPSDRLKVSSLGFGGNFNSFFGASVSTRSSSLQKCNSRSIQPIKATATEIPPTVPKSRSSGKTKIGINGFGRIGRLVLRIATSRDDIDVVAVNDPFIDAKYMAYMFKYDSTHGPFKGTIRVVDESTLEINGKQIQVVSKRDPAEIPWGDYGAEFVVESSGVFTTLAKASAHMKGGAKKVVISAPSADAPMFVVGVNENTYNPSMDIVSNASCTTNCLAPLAKVVHEEFGIVEGLMTTVHATTATQKTVDGPSMKDWRGGRGAGQNIIPSSTGAAKAVGKVLPELNGKLTGMAFRVPTPNVSVVDLTCRLQKSASYEDVKAVMKYAAEGPLKGILGYTDEDVVSNDFVGDSRSSIFDAKAGIGLSKSFMKLVSWYDNEWGYSNRVLDLIEHIALVGATRD; from the exons atggctttttcttctctcttcagATCCACCGCCGCCGCCTCCGCCTCTCTCATCGAGGCCGCCTCCGATCGGTCTGACCTATATCTCTCACCCTCTGATCGCCTCAAG GTTTCCAGCCTTGGTTTTGGTGGAAATTTCAACTCCTTTTTTGGTGCCTCTGTTTCAACTAGATCTTCTTCATTACA gaaaTGCAACTCAAGGAGCATCCAGCCCATCAAAGCTACAGCTACTGAAATTCCTCCTACAGTTCCAA AGTCACGGAGCAGTGGCAAGACAAAGATTGGAATCAATG GTTTTGGTCGGATTGGAAGGTTGGTTTTACGAATAGCAACCTCAAGGGATGATATTGATGTAGTAGCTGTCAATGATCCTTTTATTGATGCCAAGTACATG GCTTATATGTTCAAATATGATTCAACTCATGGACCCTTTAAGGGAACTATCAGAGTTGTGGATGAGTCCACATTGGAAATTAACGGCAAGCAAATACAGGTTGTAAGCAAAAG GGACCCTGCAGAGATCCCTTGGGGTGATTATGGGGCTGAGTTTGTTGTTGAGTCATCTGGTGTTTTCACCACATTAGCTAAGGCTTCAGCACATATGAAG GGTGGTGCCAAAAAAGTTGTAATTTCAGCTCCTTCGGCAGATGCACCTATGTTTGTGGTGGGAGTAAATGAGAATACCTACAATCCGAGCATGGACATAGTTTCTAATGCTAGTTGCACTACCAATTGTCTAGCTCCACTGGCCAAG GTGGTCCATGAGGAATTCGGTATCGTAGAGGGTTTAATGACAACTGTCCACGCAACTACAG CAACTCAGAAGACTGTTGATGGCCCTTCAATGAAGGACTGGAGAGGAGGTAGAGGAGCTGGCCAAAATATTATCCCTAGTTCAACTGGTGCTGCAAAG GCTGTTGGAAAAGTTCTTCCTGAACTTAATGGAAAGCTTACTGGAATGGCATTCCGTGTTCCTACACCCAACGTCTCTGTTGTGGATTTAACTTGTCGACTTCAGAAGAGTGCCTCCTATGAGGATGTCAAAGCAGTCATGAA GTATGCTGCAGAGGGGCCACTTAAAGGCATTCTTGGATACACAGATGAAGATGTTGTCTCTAATGATTTTGTTGGTGATTCGAG GTCAAGCATTTTTGATGCGAAAGCCGGAATAGGGTTAAGTAAATCTTTCATGAAGCTTGTTTCATGGTATGACAATGAATGGGGTTACAG TAACCGAGTACTTGACCTAATCGAGCACATTGCACTAGTAGGAGCAACTCGCGACTGA